From a single Nostoc edaphicum CCNP1411 genomic region:
- the lpxA gene encoding acyl-ACP--UDP-N-acetylglucosamine O-acyltransferase, producing MKTLIHPTAVIHPKSELHHTVQVGAYAVIGAHVKVGPETIIGAHAVLEGPCEIGAQNQIFTGAAIGMEPQDLKFVGEPTWVKIGDNNLIREYVTINRATGAGEATVIGDGNLLMAYVHVAHNCVIEDQVVIANSVALAGHVHIESRARLSGVLGVHQFVHIGRHAMVGGMARIDRDVAPYMLVEGNPARVRTLNLVGLKRSGMDSTDLQMLKKAFRILYRSDLSFKDALEQLELLGNSEELQHLRRFMLLSQMPGRRGLIPGRGKKGTSDES from the coding sequence TTGAAAACGCTAATTCATCCAACTGCTGTAATTCATCCTAAATCGGAACTCCACCATACAGTGCAAGTCGGTGCCTATGCTGTGATTGGAGCGCATGTCAAAGTGGGCCCTGAAACAATAATCGGCGCTCATGCAGTGCTAGAGGGGCCTTGTGAAATTGGGGCGCAAAATCAGATTTTTACAGGTGCAGCCATCGGCATGGAACCCCAGGATCTCAAGTTTGTGGGAGAACCAACCTGGGTCAAAATTGGTGATAACAACTTGATTCGTGAGTACGTTACCATTAACCGCGCGACCGGTGCTGGTGAAGCGACGGTAATTGGTGATGGTAACTTACTAATGGCTTATGTCCATGTGGCTCATAACTGCGTGATTGAAGACCAGGTTGTGATTGCTAACTCTGTGGCGTTGGCAGGTCATGTTCATATAGAATCACGCGCTAGGCTGAGTGGGGTTTTAGGTGTCCATCAATTTGTACATATTGGTAGACACGCAATGGTGGGAGGTATGGCACGTATTGACCGGGATGTGGCTCCATATATGCTCGTGGAGGGAAATCCAGCGCGGGTGCGAACCCTCAACCTTGTCGGACTCAAACGGTCTGGTATGGACTCAACAGATTTGCAAATGCTGAAAAAAGCTTTCCGCATTCTCTACCGCTCTGATTTGTCCTTTAAGGATGCTTTGGAACAGTTGGAATTGTTAGGGAATAGCGAAGAATTGCAACATCTGCGCCGCTTTATGCTACTTTCTCAGATGCCAGGAAGGCGTGGCTTGATTCCCGGTAGAGGGAAAAAAGGCACGAGTGATGAATCGTGA
- a CDS encoding GAF domain-containing protein has translation MTLPNPGSVLATLTELTQVNRTHALLRRVKDLSVNEFVCLLDFITAEFQQFLRAIELINNEALETMLEKVLEAITLKIGQILQAEHTAIFLVDYDKGQLWSKVPQDNSQKFLEIRTPITVGIPGHVASTGQYLNISETYTHPLFSPELEKQMGYKIRNILCMPVISSKNQTVAVVQLANKTGNVPFNHDDEERFRDFAASIGIILESCQSFYVAARNQRGATALLRATQTLGQSLDLEATLQIVMEQARILMQADRSTLFLYRKEMSELWTKVAAAADGTNLIEIRIPANRGIAGYVASTGEALNISDAYKDPRFDPTTDSKTGYVTRNILCLPVFNSANELIGVTQLINKQQSSFTASDEEFMRAFNIQAGIALENARLFENVLLEKQYQKDILQSLSDAVISTDMAGQIVTINDAALELLGCPIGDANSKNNKLLWEQNLIGRLVWEVVPIENLQMRLEDSLKTGAKHYVPEQSLILGLYQVLTPECRVMTETQHWLNATLPLTARAKSPINSTQHSILAVPDRTNPDFFIPWNLPLTPQSEFLTADEVQTLERSINLTVNPLTNPEGGVRGGLVVLEDISQEKRMKTTMSRYLTPHVAEQVMALGEDALMVGERKEVTILFSDIRGYTTLTENLGAAEVVLLLNQYFETMVEAVFNYEGTLDKFIGDALMAVFGAPLPLTENHAWRAVQSALDMRRRLEEFNQRRIVQAQPQIRIGIGISSGDVVSGNIGSRKRMDYTVIGDGVNLSSRLEAVTKDYGCDILLSEFTYQLCSDRIWVRQLDKIRVKGKHQAVNIYELIGDRNTPLDAKIQEFLFHYHTGRAAYLSRNFSQAIASFKAAKCIQPQDQAVDIHLERAHNYQQTPPPEYWDGVWTMLTK, from the coding sequence GTGACACTCCCCAATCCTGGCAGCGTCTTGGCTACATTAACTGAACTGACTCAAGTTAATCGTACTCACGCTCTACTGCGTCGCGTCAAAGACTTATCTGTTAATGAATTTGTTTGCTTACTCGACTTCATAACAGCTGAGTTCCAGCAATTTCTTAGAGCCATTGAACTGATCAATAATGAAGCTCTAGAAACTATGTTGGAGAAGGTGCTAGAAGCTATCACACTCAAAATTGGTCAAATACTGCAAGCAGAACACACAGCCATTTTTTTAGTTGACTATGACAAAGGTCAATTGTGGTCAAAAGTTCCTCAAGATAATAGCCAAAAATTCTTAGAAATTCGTACTCCCATTACAGTGGGTATCCCCGGTCATGTTGCCAGTACCGGTCAATATCTCAATATATCTGAAACTTATACTCATCCCCTATTTAGCCCAGAACTTGAAAAACAAATGGGCTACAAAATCCGTAATATTTTATGTATGCCCGTTATTAGTAGCAAAAACCAGACTGTCGCGGTAGTGCAACTGGCTAATAAAACCGGGAATGTTCCATTTAATCATGATGATGAAGAACGTTTTCGAGACTTTGCTGCTTCTATTGGTATTATTCTGGAAAGCTGCCAATCTTTTTATGTAGCCGCTCGTAATCAAAGAGGCGCAACGGCTTTGTTGCGGGCAACTCAGACACTGGGCCAAAGTCTTGATTTAGAAGCAACTTTGCAGATAGTCATGGAGCAAGCTCGGATTTTAATGCAAGCAGACCGCAGCACGCTGTTTTTATATCGTAAAGAGATGAGCGAACTCTGGACGAAAGTTGCAGCGGCAGCGGATGGCACAAACTTGATAGAAATCCGCATTCCGGCTAACCGTGGCATTGCTGGTTATGTAGCTTCCACTGGTGAAGCCTTAAATATTTCTGATGCCTATAAAGATCCCCGATTTGACCCAACGACAGATAGCAAAACTGGTTATGTTACTCGCAATATCCTGTGTTTGCCAGTATTTAATTCTGCAAATGAATTGATTGGGGTCACGCAATTAATTAATAAGCAACAAAGCAGTTTTACTGCTTCTGATGAAGAATTTATGCGGGCTTTTAATATTCAGGCAGGAATTGCTTTAGAAAATGCCCGCCTGTTTGAAAATGTGCTGTTAGAAAAACAGTATCAAAAAGATATTTTACAAAGTCTGTCAGATGCTGTGATTTCTACAGATATGGCAGGACAGATTGTTACGATTAATGATGCGGCCCTGGAATTGCTGGGTTGTCCGATAGGAGATGCTAATAGCAAGAACAACAAGCTGTTGTGGGAACAAAATTTGATTGGCCGCTTAGTTTGGGAAGTTGTGCCAATTGAAAATCTCCAAATGCGACTAGAAGATAGTTTAAAAACTGGAGCTAAACATTATGTGCCAGAGCAAAGTTTGATACTGGGACTTTATCAAGTTCTGACTCCTGAATGTCGAGTGATGACTGAAACTCAGCACTGGCTCAACGCTACGCTACCACTAACAGCACGGGCTAAAAGCCCCATTAACAGCACTCAGCACTCAATCTTAGCAGTACCCGATCGCACTAACCCCGATTTTTTCATTCCCTGGAATCTACCCCTCACTCCCCAATCTGAATTTCTCACCGCTGATGAAGTACAAACACTAGAGCGCAGTATCAATCTCACTGTTAATCCCCTAACTAACCCAGAAGGCGGTGTCCGCGGTGGTTTGGTGGTATTGGAAGACATTAGTCAGGAAAAACGGATGAAAACTACCATGTCCCGCTACCTGACGCCCCATGTAGCCGAACAAGTTATGGCTTTAGGGGAAGATGCTTTAATGGTAGGCGAACGCAAGGAAGTAACCATTCTGTTTTCTGATATCCGTGGCTACACAACACTTACGGAAAATCTCGGTGCAGCTGAAGTGGTATTGCTGCTCAATCAGTATTTTGAAACAATGGTGGAGGCAGTTTTTAACTATGAAGGCACTCTCGATAAATTTATTGGTGATGCCTTAATGGCGGTATTTGGTGCGCCGCTACCACTGACAGAAAATCATGCGTGGAGGGCTGTACAGTCAGCATTAGATATGCGACGCCGCCTAGAGGAATTTAACCAGCGGCGAATTGTCCAGGCGCAGCCACAAATTCGTATTGGTATTGGGATTAGTTCTGGGGATGTGGTTTCGGGTAATATTGGTTCCCGCAAACGGATGGATTACACCGTAATTGGGGACGGCGTAAATTTGAGTTCGCGCTTGGAAGCGGTAACCAAGGATTATGGTTGTGATATTCTTTTAAGTGAATTTACTTACCAATTATGCAGCGATCGCATTTGGGTGCGCCAGTTAGATAAAATCCGAGTCAAAGGGAAACACCAGGCAGTTAATATCTACGAGTTAATTGGCGATCGCAATACTCCCCTAGATGCCAAAATCCAAGAGTTTTTGTTTCACTATCATACTGGACGCGCGGCTTATTTATCGCGCAACTTCTCACAAGCGATCGCCAGTTTTAAAGCCGCCAAATGCATCCAACCCCAAGACCAAGCTGTTGATATCCACCTAGAACGTGCACATAATTATCAACAAACGCCGCCCCCAGAATACTGGGATGGTGTCTGGACAATGCTTACGAAGTAG
- the purC gene encoding phosphoribosylaminoimidazolesuccinocarboxamide synthase, translating into MSVNSKLYEGKAKILYTTDDPEILLADFKDDATAFNAQKRGNIQGKGKINCSISSQLFKQLEAYGVKTHFIDSPAPNQMRVRAVKILPLEVVIRNIAAGSLCQQTGLPVGTILKQPLVEFYYKNDQLGDPLLTRDRLYLLELATAEQVDAITHLALQINEFLNNFWQRCGITLVDFKLEFGLDSQQQLLLADEISPDTCRLWDTAEKDLNRRVMDKDRFRRDLGNVEDAYQEVLQRVLKAVESNS; encoded by the coding sequence ATGTCTGTTAATTCCAAGTTATACGAAGGCAAAGCTAAAATTCTCTATACAACGGACGATCCGGAAATCCTGTTGGCTGATTTTAAGGACGACGCCACGGCGTTTAACGCCCAAAAACGTGGCAATATCCAAGGGAAAGGAAAAATAAATTGTAGCATTTCCAGCCAGCTTTTTAAACAGCTAGAGGCTTATGGTGTAAAGACTCACTTTATCGATAGCCCTGCCCCGAATCAGATGCGGGTGAGAGCAGTAAAGATTTTACCCTTAGAGGTGGTGATCAGAAATATTGCTGCTGGTAGTCTGTGTCAGCAAACAGGTTTACCAGTGGGTACAATTCTGAAACAGCCTTTGGTAGAGTTTTATTACAAAAACGATCAGTTAGGAGATCCATTGTTGACACGCGATCGCCTATACCTGCTAGAACTAGCTACTGCGGAACAAGTAGACGCAATTACACATCTTGCATTGCAAATCAACGAATTTCTCAATAATTTTTGGCAGCGGTGCGGCATTACTCTAGTAGACTTCAAACTAGAATTTGGTTTGGACTCACAACAGCAGTTGCTCTTGGCAGATGAAATTAGCCCCGACACCTGCCGTTTGTGGGATACCGCAGAAAAAGACTTAAACCGCCGGGTAATGGACAAAGACCGTTTTCGCCGAGACTTAGGAAATGTAGAGGATGCTTACCAGGAGGTTTTACAAAGAGTACTAAAAGCAGTAGAGAGTAATAGTTAA
- a CDS encoding NAD-dependent epimerase/dehydratase family protein, with protein MKVLVIGGDGYCGWATALYLSNRGYEVGILDSLVRRHWDNELGVETLTPIALIQQRLQRWQDLTGKSIDLFIGDITNYEFLHKTLQQFQPNALVHFGEQRSAPFSMIDREHAVVTQVNNVVGTLNLLYAMREDFPDCHLVKLGTMGEYGTPNIDIEEGYITIEHNGRKDTLPYPKQPGSMYHLSKVHDSHNIHFACRIWGLRATDLNQGVVYGVLTEETGMDELLINRLDYDGVFGTALNRFCIQAAIGHPLTVYGKGGQTRGFLDIRDTVRCVELAIANPAQPGEFRVFNQFTEQFSVGDLALMVKKAGNAMGLSVEINHLDNPRVEKEEHYFNAKNTKLLDLGLQPHLLSDSLLDSLLNFAIKYQKRVDHKQILPKVSWHRN; from the coding sequence ATGAAAGTCCTGGTTATTGGTGGTGATGGATATTGCGGTTGGGCAACTGCTCTTTACCTTTCCAATCGAGGTTATGAAGTTGGAATTTTAGATAGTTTGGTGCGGCGGCACTGGGATAATGAACTTGGTGTTGAAACTCTCACTCCGATCGCACTAATTCAACAACGTCTCCAGCGCTGGCAAGATTTGACGGGTAAATCGATCGACTTGTTCATCGGCGATATTACGAATTACGAGTTTCTCCATAAAACATTACAGCAATTTCAGCCAAATGCTCTGGTGCATTTTGGCGAACAGCGTTCGGCCCCATTTTCCATGATTGACCGAGAACATGCAGTTGTTACCCAGGTCAATAATGTAGTTGGGACGTTGAACTTACTGTACGCCATGCGGGAAGATTTCCCGGACTGTCATTTGGTGAAGCTGGGAACGATGGGCGAATACGGTACACCCAACATCGATATAGAAGAAGGGTATATCACCATTGAACACAATGGACGCAAGGATACCCTACCTTATCCCAAGCAGCCCGGTTCAATGTACCATCTAAGCAAAGTCCATGATAGTCATAACATCCACTTTGCTTGCCGAATTTGGGGATTGCGGGCAACAGATTTAAATCAAGGTGTAGTTTATGGCGTCTTAACCGAAGAGACGGGAATGGACGAACTATTGATTAATCGCCTGGATTACGATGGTGTGTTTGGTACAGCACTGAACCGCTTTTGTATTCAAGCAGCAATTGGACATCCCTTAACTGTCTACGGTAAAGGTGGACAAACTCGCGGATTTTTAGATATTCGGGATACAGTAAGATGTGTAGAATTAGCGATCGCTAACCCTGCACAACCAGGTGAATTCCGCGTATTTAACCAATTTACCGAACAATTCAGCGTCGGCGACTTGGCCTTGATGGTGAAAAAAGCTGGTAACGCTATGGGATTGAGCGTAGAAATCAATCACCTAGATAATCCCAGAGTTGAAAAAGAAGAACATTATTTCAACGCTAAAAATACAAAATTGCTCGATTTAGGTTTACAGCCTCACTTGCTCTCTGATTCTCTACTCGATTCTCTGCTAAACTTTGCCATCAAGTATCAGAAACGAGTTGATCACAAACAAATTCTGCCTAAAGTCTCTTGGCACAGAAATTAA
- a CDS encoding DUF7219 family protein — protein sequence MEKNIVNKDDFLFPRGRYYGQVKPENLVFNANLQEFAQRVSYICNLETGGKLPPGEAYKQIKELWKQLKHSKKELRIGEDPFQDDQGEVQD from the coding sequence ATGGAAAAAAACATAGTGAACAAAGATGATTTTCTCTTTCCTCGTGGCCGCTACTACGGTCAGGTAAAGCCAGAAAACTTGGTTTTTAATGCAAATCTACAGGAATTTGCCCAGCGAGTAAGCTACATTTGCAATTTAGAAACAGGTGGAAAACTGCCTCCTGGTGAAGCTTACAAACAAATAAAGGAACTATGGAAACAGTTGAAACACTCAAAGAAAGAACTGCGAATTGGCGAAGACCCGTTTCAGGATGACCAGGGAGAGGTTCAAGATTGA
- the fabZ gene encoding 3-hydroxyacyl-ACP dehydratase FabZ: MSILTEVNTIDTTTSTETQAINETTISSVIKTTFTSEEIQKLLPHRYPFLLVDKIIDYVPGKKAVGVKNVTINEPHFQGHFPERPLMPGVLIVEAMAQVGGIVLTQMSSVEGGLFVFAGIDKVRFRRQVVPGDQLVMTVELLWVKQRRFGKMQGRAEVDGQLACEGELMFSLVN, from the coding sequence ATGTCAATTCTCACTGAAGTGAATACCATCGATACGACTACATCTACCGAAACACAGGCTATAAATGAGACTACAATCAGTTCTGTGATTAAAACGACTTTCACATCTGAAGAAATTCAGAAATTGCTACCCCACCGCTACCCATTTTTACTTGTAGACAAAATAATTGACTACGTTCCAGGTAAAAAAGCAGTTGGCGTTAAAAATGTCACCATCAACGAACCCCATTTCCAAGGACATTTCCCTGAACGTCCACTGATGCCAGGGGTGTTAATTGTCGAAGCAATGGCACAAGTTGGGGGCATTGTCCTAACTCAAATGTCTTCGGTAGAAGGCGGGCTGTTTGTCTTCGCTGGTATCGATAAAGTTCGCTTTCGCCGCCAGGTCGTACCGGGGGATCAACTAGTCATGACAGTGGAACTGTTATGGGTAAAACAACGTCGTTTCGGTAAGATGCAAGGTCGTGCCGAAGTTGACGGTCAACTTGCTTGTGAAGGGGAATTAATGTTTTCTCTAGTTAACTAA
- a CDS encoding glycosyltransferase family 4 protein → MRIALFTETFLPKVDGIVTRLRHTVDHLQRSGNQVMVIAPDGGITEHKGAKVYGVSGFPLPLYPELQMALPRPAIGYVLEEFKPDVIHVVNPAVLGLAGIFYSKILKIPLVASYHTHLPQYLQHYGLGMLEGVLWELLKGAHNQAALNLCTSTAMIEELTAHGIERVDLWQRGVDTELFHPDLANVEMRSQLSQNHPQSPLLLYVGRLSAEKEIERIKPILEAIPQARLALVGDGPHRQALEKHFAGTNTYFVGYLMGQELGSAFASADAFIFPSRTETLGLVLLEAMAAGCPVVAARSGGIPDIVTDGVNGYLFEPTADVQGALAATVRLLEQKQQRDIIRQNARQEAESWGWAAATRQLQDYYQKVIFSQQLAK, encoded by the coding sequence ATGAGAATTGCTCTATTTACCGAAACCTTTTTACCCAAGGTTGACGGCATTGTAACGCGCCTACGCCATACTGTTGATCATCTACAGCGTAGTGGTAATCAAGTGATGGTGATTGCCCCTGATGGAGGCATCACAGAACACAAAGGCGCTAAAGTTTACGGCGTTAGTGGCTTTCCTCTGCCATTGTATCCAGAATTGCAAATGGCATTACCCCGCCCAGCTATTGGTTATGTTTTAGAAGAGTTTAAGCCAGATGTTATTCATGTCGTAAATCCAGCCGTTTTGGGTTTAGCAGGCATATTCTACAGCAAAATCCTCAAAATACCCTTAGTGGCGTCTTACCATACCCATTTACCCCAATATCTCCAGCATTATGGCTTGGGTATGCTGGAAGGTGTTCTTTGGGAACTGTTGAAAGGCGCTCATAATCAAGCAGCTTTGAATCTGTGTACCTCCACAGCAATGATAGAGGAACTGACAGCACACGGTATTGAACGTGTAGATTTATGGCAGCGTGGGGTAGATACGGAATTATTTCACCCCGATTTAGCTAATGTAGAGATGCGATCGCAGCTATCACAAAACCATCCACAAAGTCCATTGCTACTTTACGTTGGGCGGCTTTCTGCTGAAAAAGAAATTGAGCGCATCAAACCAATTTTAGAGGCAATTCCCCAAGCGCGGTTAGCATTGGTTGGGGATGGGCCCCACCGTCAAGCACTGGAAAAACACTTTGCTGGCACAAACACTTATTTTGTTGGGTATCTCATGGGGCAAGAGTTAGGTTCTGCTTTTGCCAGTGCTGATGCCTTTATCTTTCCCTCCCGTACAGAAACACTAGGCTTAGTATTACTAGAAGCAATGGCAGCTGGCTGTCCGGTGGTAGCAGCCCGTTCGGGGGGAATTCCTGATATTGTGACTGATGGAGTCAATGGATATCTTTTTGAGCCAACAGCAGATGTTCAAGGAGCGTTAGCTGCTACTGTCCGCCTCTTAGAACAAAAACAACAACGAGACATCATTCGTCAAAATGCTCGCCAGGAAGCAGAAAGTTGGGGTTGGGCAGCTGCCACCAGGCAGCTACAAGATTATTACCAAAAGGTAATATTTTCTCAACAGTTAGCAAAATAA
- the lpxC gene encoding UDP-3-O-acyl-N-acetylglucosamine deacetylase, which produces MQQHTLAAEITQIGVGLHSGVSTQVRILPAEAGSGRYFVRVDLPDLPIIPAQVGAVSHTVLSTQLGKGEVSVRTVEHLLAALSGMGVDNARIEIDGPEVPLLDGSASVWTTNIAQVGLVSQPVNNQVPLAVTEPIWVYQEDAFVSALPAPETRFSYGIDFNLPAIGNQWHSWSLTAELGEASASFAAEIAPARTFGLLHQIEHLQKTGLIKGGSLDNALVCGPEGWLNPPLRFANEPVRHKILDLVGDLSLLGTFPRAHFLAYKASHNLHIQLAQRILDLGF; this is translated from the coding sequence ATGCAACAACACACTCTAGCAGCGGAAATCACCCAAATAGGGGTGGGACTGCATAGCGGTGTGAGTACTCAGGTACGGATACTACCAGCTGAGGCGGGAAGTGGACGTTACTTTGTGCGCGTGGATTTACCCGATTTGCCGATTATTCCAGCCCAAGTTGGGGCAGTTAGTCACACTGTTCTCTCAACTCAGTTGGGTAAGGGTGAGGTATCTGTTCGCACGGTAGAGCATTTGTTGGCAGCGCTTTCGGGTATGGGCGTGGATAATGCCCGGATTGAAATTGATGGTCCAGAAGTCCCACTTTTAGATGGTTCAGCAAGTGTGTGGACAACCAACATTGCCCAAGTTGGTTTAGTATCACAACCCGTTAACAACCAAGTTCCCTTGGCTGTTACAGAACCAATATGGGTTTATCAAGAGGATGCCTTTGTATCTGCTCTCCCAGCACCAGAAACCCGCTTTAGTTACGGTATTGATTTTAACCTGCCCGCCATTGGTAATCAATGGCATAGTTGGTCACTAACCGCTGAACTAGGAGAAGCTTCTGCTAGCTTTGCTGCGGAAATTGCTCCTGCTCGTACTTTTGGGTTATTGCATCAAATTGAACACTTACAAAAAACAGGGTTGATCAAAGGTGGTAGTTTGGATAATGCACTCGTTTGTGGACCAGAAGGCTGGCTAAATCCACCATTGAGATTTGCAAATGAGCCAGTCCGTCATAAAATCTTGGATTTAGTAGGAGATTTAAGTTTACTAGGAACTTTTCCTCGTGCTCATTTCTTGGCGTATAAAGCCAGTCATAATTTACACATTCAACTGGCTCAAAGAATTTTAGATTTAGGATTTTAG
- a CDS encoding BamA/TamA family outer membrane protein, giving the protein MRLSPVLLAVVAITVPLGGSLSANAETANSSKQTTEVLTLETNQQPEKDTGQVDSSKSLESRPNSTGVIEAEKSRIVAVYPANPAAMPGLGYAYATPGLIVPTSTTSKTAQTPDEITPSPTQQPSPAPDIPPPEIQQTTPSPTPETTPVPENVNPPVTEPVLPTIPGDTQQPSPTLDIPLPGSQQRTPAPSPGTPGDIQQPSTTPDIPFPDSQQRTPAPAPGTTPENTQPNIAPEANDPRVLVSEVVIRSQTGQLSSELEDQVYRVIRTQPGQTTTRSQLQEDINAIFGTGFFSNVQAAPEDTPLGVRVSFVVQPNPVLSKVEVQANPGTGVASVLPANTVDEVFKDQYGKILNLRDLQEGIKQLNKRYQDQGYVLANVIGAPQVSESGVVTLQVAEGVVENIRVRFRNKDGQETDEKGQPIRGRTQDYIITREVELKPGQVFNRNTVQRDLQRVYGLGLFEDVNVSLDPGTDPSKVDVVVNVAERSSGSIAAGAGISSASGLFGTVSYQQQNLNGRNQKLGAEVQVGERELLFDLRFTDPWIAGDPYRTSYTTNLFRRSSISLIFDGKDQDIRTFDPVNPSNTDSQDRPRILRLGGGVTFTRPLSANPYKSSVWTASAGFQYQRVSARDAEGDVRENGAVFDDNGNLIPGTDVPLSFSGSGEDDLVLLQLGAQRDLRNNPLQPTSGSYLRFGVDQSVPVGQGNIFLTRLRGSYSQYLPVQLINLTKGAQTLAFNVQAGTILGDLPPYEAFTIGGSNSVRGYEEGALGSGRSYVQASVEYRFPVFSVVSGALFFDLGTDLGTSTRAAEVLNKNGSGFGYGLGVRVQSPLGPIRIDYGINDDGDSRINFGIGERF; this is encoded by the coding sequence ATGCGTTTATCTCCCGTATTGCTGGCAGTAGTAGCAATTACAGTCCCTTTGGGCGGTTCTTTGAGTGCAAATGCAGAAACCGCCAACAGTTCAAAACAGACAACAGAAGTTTTGACACTAGAAACAAATCAGCAGCCAGAAAAGGACACAGGTCAGGTTGACTCTAGTAAAAGTCTAGAATCTCGACCTAATTCCACTGGTGTTATAGAGGCGGAGAAATCCCGCATTGTTGCAGTTTATCCTGCCAATCCAGCAGCGATGCCTGGGTTGGGCTACGCCTATGCGACCCCAGGGTTAATAGTGCCAACCTCCACAACATCAAAAACGGCACAAACCCCTGATGAAATAACTCCTAGCCCTACTCAACAGCCGTCTCCCGCTCCAGACATTCCACCGCCAGAAATTCAACAAACAACGCCTTCCCCAACTCCTGAGACAACTCCAGTCCCAGAAAATGTCAATCCCCCTGTAACAGAACCTGTATTACCCACAATTCCAGGAGATACTCAACAGCCATCTCCCACTCTTGATATTCCACTCCCAGGTAGTCAACAACGAACACCTGCCCCAAGCCCAGGAACTCCAGGAGATATTCAACAGCCATCTACCACTCCCGACATTCCATTTCCAGATAGTCAACAACGAACACCTGCCCCAGCCCCAGGCACTACTCCAGAAAATACACAACCCAACATAGCCCCAGAAGCCAATGACCCCCGTGTATTAGTGTCGGAAGTAGTAATTAGATCACAGACTGGGCAACTATCATCAGAACTAGAAGACCAAGTTTACAGAGTAATTCGTACCCAACCAGGACAAACGACAACCCGCAGCCAACTCCAAGAAGATATTAACGCCATCTTTGGGACTGGCTTCTTCTCCAACGTCCAAGCAGCGCCAGAAGATACCCCCTTGGGAGTGCGGGTGAGCTTTGTTGTGCAGCCTAACCCCGTCCTGAGCAAAGTAGAAGTGCAAGCCAATCCTGGCACTGGTGTCGCTTCAGTACTCCCAGCTAATACTGTGGATGAAGTATTTAAGGATCAGTATGGCAAAATCCTCAACTTGCGTGACTTGCAAGAAGGCATCAAGCAGTTAAATAAGCGGTATCAAGACCAAGGTTACGTACTAGCCAACGTGATTGGAGCGCCACAAGTCTCTGAAAGTGGAGTTGTTACCTTACAAGTAGCAGAAGGGGTAGTAGAGAATATTAGAGTCCGATTCCGCAATAAAGATGGTCAGGAGACAGACGAGAAGGGACAACCTATTCGGGGACGAACACAAGATTACATCATTACACGAGAAGTGGAGTTGAAGCCAGGACAAGTATTCAATCGCAACACAGTCCAAAGAGACTTACAGCGCGTGTATGGACTGGGACTGTTTGAAGATGTGAATGTGTCCCTTGACCCTGGTACTGACCCCAGCAAGGTAGATGTAGTAGTGAATGTCGCTGAACGTAGCAGTGGTTCTATTGCGGCTGGGGCAGGGATTAGTTCTGCTAGCGGACTTTTTGGAACAGTTAGCTATCAACAGCAGAATCTGAACGGTAGAAACCAAAAACTTGGGGCAGAAGTGCAGGTGGGAGAACGGGAACTGCTGTTTGACCTGCGATTCACAGACCCCTGGATTGCGGGAGATCCTTACCGGACTTCTTACACAACCAATCTTTTCCGCCGTAGTTCCATTTCGTTGATTTTTGATGGCAAAGATCAAGATATTAGAACATTTGACCCAGTTAATCCTAGTAATACAGATTCTCAGGATCGCCCCCGTATTCTCCGTCTAGGTGGTGGTGTCACCTTTACCCGTCCCCTATCTGCTAATCCCTACAAAAGTTCAGTATGGACTGCCTCAGCGGGTTTCCAGTATCAACGAGTTTCAGCCCGTGATGCCGAGGGCGATGTCAGAGAAAATGGTGCAGTATTCGATGATAATGGCAACCTTATCCCCGGAACAGATGTTCCATTGAGCTTCTCTGGTTCAGGTGAAGATGATTTAGTGCTATTGCAACTAGGTGCACAGCGCGATCTCCGTAATAACCCTCTGCAACCCACTAGCGGTTCTTATCTCCGCTTCGGGGTAGACCAGTCAGTGCCTGTGGGACAAGGTAATATTTTCCTTACCAGATTGCGAGGTAGCTACAGCCAATATTTACCTGTCCAATTGATTAACCTCACTAAAGGGGCACAAACTTTAGCATTTAATGTGCAAGCAGGAACTATCCTTGGTGACTTGCCTCCCTACGAAGCCTTTACCATTGGCGGTAGCAATTCCGTCCGGGGTTATGAAGAAGGAGCATTAGGTAGTGGACGCTCTTATGTGCAAGCATCAGTTGAGTATCGGTTTCCAGTTTTTTCAGTAGTCAGCGGCGCACTATTTTTTGATCTCGGCACCGACTTGGGAACTAGTACTAGGGCGGCTGAAGTATTGAACAAAAATGGTAGTGGCTTCGGCTATGGTCTTGGCGTTCGCGTTCAGTCTCCACTGGGGCCAATTCGGATTGACTACGGTATTAACGATGATGGTGATAGCCGGATTAATTTCGGTATTGGCGAAAGGTTTTAA